Proteins from a single region of Streptomyces sp. TN58:
- a CDS encoding zf-HC2 domain-containing protein, whose translation MNGPAQSPDDGYERPGGQARIPGPRGAADDLDPGHAPRPLPLPLPTEPAPPPPSHAVLKSLLGAWALAACSAEETRAVEDHLTECAPCAEEALRLRDAVGLLHPEETLDLKPLLRSRVLEDCLGKRPARIPVPGWASPYDTETARLDALLQDFGDSEWHTPVRLKWFEEERHRSHRTTVAGVIGHLMTVDGLIATALGLDDPLGADAPPGGPTVRTEHFWGASSYPATRQVREPWRQQGHTLVRTVSFAGRGVAELAVDYGSFALPLGDAFLERAFECWVHAWDIADAVDYPYEPPSGPHLHRMIDLAARLLPGALAQRRRAGLAAPARGLVAAGAPGRTLHLEIEGAGGGGWDIALDSPGAKPSAERTVAEIALDGLEFCQLAAGHISPEDAAVGQHGDREAIRDVLFAAASLSRL comes from the coding sequence ATGAACGGCCCCGCCCAGTCGCCCGACGACGGATACGAGCGGCCGGGCGGCCAGGCCCGGATACCGGGCCCGCGCGGGGCCGCCGACGACCTCGACCCGGGACACGCGCCGAGGCCCCTGCCCCTGCCGCTGCCGACGGAACCCGCACCGCCGCCGCCCTCCCACGCCGTACTGAAGTCCCTGCTCGGCGCGTGGGCGCTGGCCGCCTGCTCGGCCGAGGAGACCCGGGCGGTGGAGGACCACCTCACCGAGTGCGCGCCCTGCGCGGAGGAGGCGCTGCGGCTGCGCGACGCGGTCGGGCTGCTGCACCCGGAGGAGACCCTCGACCTCAAACCGCTGCTGCGCTCGCGCGTGCTGGAGGACTGCCTCGGCAAGCGCCCGGCCCGCATCCCGGTGCCGGGGTGGGCGAGCCCGTACGACACCGAGACCGCGCGCCTCGACGCCCTGCTCCAGGACTTCGGCGACTCCGAGTGGCACACCCCGGTACGCCTGAAGTGGTTCGAGGAGGAACGGCACCGCTCGCACCGGACCACGGTGGCGGGCGTGATCGGCCACCTCATGACGGTCGACGGGCTGATCGCCACCGCGCTCGGACTGGACGACCCGCTGGGAGCGGACGCGCCGCCGGGCGGTCCGACCGTGCGGACGGAGCACTTCTGGGGCGCGTCGTCGTATCCGGCGACGCGCCAGGTACGCGAGCCGTGGCGGCAACAGGGCCACACCCTGGTTCGTACGGTCTCCTTCGCCGGTCGCGGCGTCGCCGAACTCGCCGTGGACTACGGCAGTTTCGCCCTGCCGCTCGGTGACGCCTTCCTGGAGCGCGCCTTCGAGTGCTGGGTGCACGCGTGGGACATCGCCGACGCGGTGGACTACCCGTACGAGCCGCCGTCCGGGCCGCACCTGCACCGGATGATCGACCTGGCGGCGCGACTGCTGCCGGGTGCGCTCGCCCAGCGGCGCCGCGCGGGCCTGGCGGCCCCGGCGCGCGGCCTGGTCGCGGCGGGAGCGCCCGGGCGGACCCTGCACCTGGAGATCGAGGGCGCGGGTGGCGGCGGCTGGGACATCGCCCTGGACTCGCCCGGCGCGAAACCGTCGGCGGAACGCACGGTGGCGGAGATCGCCCTGGACGGCCTTGAGTTCTGCCAGCTGGCGGCCGGCCACATCTCGCCGGAGGACGCGGCGGTAGGCCAACACGGCGACCGCGAGGCGATCCGCGACGTCCTCTTCGCGGCGGCCTCCCTGAGCCGCCTGTAG
- a CDS encoding sigma factor — protein sequence MPKDVPPRWDRRMQQRLARGEAAALGELYDRFASLVHSLAHRVLGDEKAADRITREVFGYIWENPDAYDPKQGSMRSWVARITQGQAVARLRQAELGRGSREELEQKVRTANAAARADYIVTSMPAPLRAALELAYFKRRDYRQAAADLRISEDEARRRLRLGLQLLSTANALPPEDATQPGYGPREYGTPR from the coding sequence ATGCCGAAGGACGTACCACCGCGCTGGGACCGCCGCATGCAGCAGCGCCTGGCCCGCGGCGAGGCCGCCGCGCTCGGTGAGCTCTACGACCGCTTCGCCTCGCTCGTGCACAGCCTGGCGCACCGCGTCCTGGGCGACGAGAAGGCGGCGGACCGCATCACCCGCGAAGTCTTCGGCTACATCTGGGAGAACCCGGACGCCTACGACCCCAAACAGGGCTCCATGCGCTCCTGGGTCGCCCGGATCACCCAGGGCCAGGCGGTGGCCCGACTGCGCCAGGCCGAACTGGGCCGGGGCTCCCGCGAGGAGCTGGAACAGAAGGTGCGCACCGCCAACGCCGCCGCCCGCGCGGACTACATCGTGACGTCCATGCCCGCGCCGCTGCGGGCCGCGCTGGAACTCGCGTACTTCAAACGCCGCGACTACCGCCAGGCCGCCGCCGACCTCCGGATCAGCGAGGACGAGGCGCGCCGCAGGCTGCGGCTCGGGCTCCAGCTGCTGTCGACCGCCAACGCCCTCCCGCCGGAGGACGCCACCCAGCCCGGTTACGGCCCGCGCGAATACGGAACACCCCGATGA
- a CDS encoding EF-hand domain-containing protein, with translation MDSAEYERKIAARFATFDQDGSGFIDREDFSAAAKAVLAEFGTAARSEKGQAVFGGAEAFWQGMAGIADVDGDQRVSREEFITGAAKRLRDNPQRFAEIARPFLRAVIAVADEDGLGATPSAAARVLRVLGTAPEPAEQVALGLDTDGDGRISEDEILAAFASYCGVEAPDA, from the coding sequence ATGGACAGCGCAGAATACGAGCGCAAGATCGCCGCCCGATTCGCCACCTTCGACCAGGACGGATCCGGCTTCATCGACCGGGAGGACTTCAGCGCGGCCGCCAAGGCCGTCCTGGCCGAATTCGGTACCGCCGCACGGTCGGAGAAGGGCCAGGCCGTCTTCGGCGGCGCCGAGGCGTTCTGGCAGGGAATGGCGGGAATCGCGGACGTCGACGGGGACCAGCGGGTCTCCCGCGAGGAGTTCATCACCGGGGCGGCCAAGCGGCTGCGGGACAACCCGCAGCGGTTCGCGGAGATCGCACGGCCGTTCCTGCGGGCCGTGATCGCGGTGGCGGACGAGGACGGCCTCGGCGCGACGCCGTCGGCCGCGGCCCGGGTGCTGCGTGTCCTCGGGACCGCGCCCGAGCCGGCCGAGCAGGTGGCGCTGGGCCTCGACACCGACGGCGACGGCCGCATCTCGGAGGACGAGATCCTGGCGGCCTTCGCCTCGTACTGCGGTGTGGAGGCCCCGGACGCGTGA
- the purU gene encoding formyltetrahydrofolate deformylase codes for MSDPHNEAQAQQQPQYVLTVSCPDKQGIVHAVSSYLFMTGCNIVDSQQFGDRETGLFFMRVHFEAEPTVTVEKLRASFAAIGESFKMDWEIHRSEERMRIILMVSKFGHCLNDLLFRSRIGALPVEIAAVVSNHTDFAELVASYDVPFVHIPVTKDTKAQAEAQLLELVRAENVELVVLARYMQVLSDTLCQELSGRIINIHHSFLPSFKGAKPYHQAHARGVKLIGATAHYVTADLDEGPIIEQEVERVGHEVTPDQLVAIGRDVECQALARAVKWHSEHRVLLNGSRTVVFA; via the coding sequence ATGAGCGACCCGCACAACGAGGCCCAGGCCCAGCAGCAGCCCCAGTACGTCCTGACCGTGTCCTGCCCCGACAAGCAGGGCATCGTGCACGCCGTGTCGAGCTACCTGTTCATGACCGGCTGCAACATCGTGGACAGCCAGCAGTTCGGAGACCGGGAGACCGGGCTCTTCTTCATGCGGGTGCACTTCGAGGCCGAGCCCACGGTGACGGTGGAGAAGCTGCGGGCGAGCTTCGCCGCGATCGGCGAGTCCTTCAAGATGGACTGGGAGATCCACCGCTCCGAGGAGCGCATGCGGATCATCCTGATGGTGTCCAAGTTCGGGCACTGCCTCAACGACCTGCTGTTCCGCTCCCGGATCGGGGCCCTGCCGGTCGAGATCGCGGCCGTGGTCTCCAACCACACCGACTTCGCCGAACTGGTCGCCTCGTACGACGTGCCGTTCGTGCACATCCCCGTGACCAAGGACACCAAGGCCCAGGCCGAGGCGCAGCTGCTGGAACTGGTGCGCGCCGAGAACGTCGAGCTGGTGGTGCTGGCGCGGTACATGCAGGTGCTGTCCGACACCCTGTGCCAGGAGCTGAGCGGGCGGATCATCAACATCCACCACTCGTTCCTGCCGAGCTTCAAGGGCGCGAAGCCGTACCACCAGGCGCACGCGCGCGGAGTGAAGCTGATCGGCGCCACCGCGCACTACGTGACGGCGGACCTCGACGAGGGGCCGATCATCGAGCAGGAGGTCGAGCGGGTGGGCCACGAGGTCACCCCGGACCAGCTGGTCGCGATCGGACGCGACGTGGAGTGCCAGGCGCTCGCGCGCGCGGTGAAGTGGCACAGCGAGCACCGCGTACTGCTCAACGGCTCCCGCACGGTCGTCTTCGCCTGA
- a CDS encoding SCO4402 family protein, producing MGGMPLNDMPWWRWRSNVRSALHMLSDPAFHEDTWLAGAEGYGDVTDAVYRLVEDTWLDSWSAEKYVGTIFRDSQEAALVDLAVLRVLRILHQVGPDAPVSVYLEHHAWPEAVRAAREAHVRLAQADGDDPDVRPTSLEVLKILTRAV from the coding sequence ATGGGCGGCATGCCCCTGAACGACATGCCGTGGTGGCGCTGGCGCAGCAACGTGCGCTCGGCGCTGCACATGCTTTCCGATCCGGCCTTCCACGAGGACACCTGGCTCGCCGGCGCCGAAGGGTACGGCGACGTCACCGACGCCGTGTACCGGCTCGTCGAGGACACCTGGCTCGACAGCTGGTCGGCGGAGAAGTACGTCGGCACGATCTTCCGCGACTCGCAGGAAGCGGCCCTCGTCGACCTCGCCGTGCTGCGCGTGCTCCGGATCCTCCACCAGGTCGGCCCCGACGCCCCCGTCTCCGTCTACCTGGAGCACCACGCGTGGCCCGAGGCGGTCCGCGCCGCGCGCGAGGCGCACGTACGGCTCGCGCAGGCCGACGGGGACGACCCGGACGTACGTCCCACCTCGCTGGAAGTCCTGAAGATCCTCACCCGCGCGGTGTGA
- a CDS encoding ABC transporter substrate-binding protein codes for MTISRCAASLPRTLVATATGVCLLAGCGALPGGSGGSGGSGGSGGSGRTITVMTFAPEGTQATNMPGMTGMAKAYERWANTRGGLNGHRLRVLTCNEKNTPGGAADCARQAVAENAVAVVGSYSQHGRAFMAPLEAEGIPFVGGYGVSSEEFQSPLSYPVNGGQPVLIAGAGHQLSRACDQVALVRPDTLAGDTLPVMLNAGLRANKMADAADILAAEDSADFKPQAGEAIAHTTGTGTGKEREGKARGCVTAVLGERTETFFDAFRRTEPQRSKPQISSVLGSVSQSLVDRTGGRESPFEGAYVTSWYPVASDPLWEPMRRVVADFAFGDDTVDPDDSGVQTTWIAYTVLGEIMNRFGKEESIDARRIRRSLNEARPVRTAGLTPDLSWRSEDMRAVAGFPRIVNGRVTFQVVRDGRLVAQPGEQPMDMTPTLVQAPRTA; via the coding sequence ATGACCATCTCGCGATGTGCAGCATCCCTCCCGCGCACTCTCGTGGCCACGGCGACGGGTGTCTGCCTGCTGGCCGGGTGCGGGGCGCTACCCGGGGGCTCGGGGGGCTCGGGGGGCTCGGGGGGCTCGGGGGGCTCCGGGAGGACGATCACCGTCATGACCTTCGCGCCGGAGGGGACCCAGGCCACCAACATGCCGGGCATGACCGGGATGGCCAAGGCCTACGAGCGCTGGGCGAACACCAGGGGCGGCCTCAACGGTCACAGGCTCCGCGTGCTGACCTGCAACGAGAAGAACACGCCCGGCGGTGCCGCCGACTGCGCCCGCCAGGCTGTCGCCGAGAACGCCGTCGCTGTCGTCGGCTCCTACAGCCAGCACGGCCGCGCCTTCATGGCCCCGCTGGAGGCGGAGGGCATCCCCTTCGTCGGCGGCTACGGAGTCTCCTCCGAGGAGTTCCAGTCGCCGCTCTCCTACCCGGTCAACGGCGGCCAGCCCGTCCTGATCGCCGGCGCCGGCCACCAGCTGAGCCGCGCCTGCGACCAGGTGGCCCTGGTACGGCCCGACACCCTCGCCGGCGACACCCTGCCGGTCATGCTCAACGCGGGGCTGCGCGCCAACAAGATGGCCGACGCCGCCGACATCCTGGCCGCGGAGGACTCCGCCGACTTCAAGCCGCAGGCGGGCGAGGCCATCGCGCACACCACCGGCACCGGCACCGGCAAGGAGAGGGAGGGCAAGGCGAGGGGCTGCGTCACCGCGGTCCTCGGCGAGCGCACCGAGACGTTCTTCGACGCCTTCCGCCGCACCGAGCCGCAGCGCAGCAAGCCGCAGATCTCCTCGGTGCTGGGCAGTGTCAGCCAGTCCCTGGTGGACCGCACGGGCGGCCGGGAGAGCCCCTTCGAGGGCGCCTACGTGACGAGCTGGTACCCGGTGGCCTCCGATCCCCTCTGGGAGCCGATGCGCAGGGTCGTCGCCGACTTCGCCTTCGGCGACGACACCGTAGACCCCGACGACAGCGGGGTGCAGACCACCTGGATCGCGTACACGGTGCTGGGCGAGATCATGAACCGCTTCGGCAAGGAGGAGAGCATCGACGCCCGCAGGATCAGGCGGTCGCTGAACGAGGCCCGGCCGGTGCGGACCGCCGGCCTGACCCCGGACCTGAGCTGGCGCTCCGAGGACATGCGGGCCGTCGCCGGCTTCCCCCGCATCGTCAACGGCCGGGTCACCTTCCAGGTCGTGCGCGACGGGCGGCTCGTGGCGCAGCCGGGCGAGCAGCCCATGGACATGACGCCGACGCTGGTACAGGCGCCGCGCACGGCCTGA
- a CDS encoding transcriptional regulator has translation MAARPLVARQPNERLQALIQEAGCSNAGLARRVNMCGAEHGLDLRYDKTSVARWLRGQQPRGRAPGIIAEALGRKLGRTVTIDEIGMANGKNLASGVGLQFSPTVIGAIEQVCELWRSDVGRRDFLVGSSVAASALVEPSRDWLITGADTQVARSGGSRVGMPDVEAVLATTDALKDLDHRFGSGHVRPVVVHYLNSVVSGLIGGSYREAVGRALFAAVARLTELAGYMAVDTGQPGLAQRYYIQALRLAQAAGDRAYGGYVLAASMSHLAAELGNPREIAQLARAAQEGTRGQVTPRVEAMYYAAEARGHALLGDGRATGVLSARAVSALERAEPESGDDPVWIRHFDEAYLADELAHCHRDLGQGDAAARQAQEALRALPAGKARRRAIGLLLLASAQVQQREVEQACRTATQAAELLDGLRSNRGAEYLHDFRTRLEPYREEAAVREFAARVA, from the coding sequence ATGGCAGCCAGGCCTCTCGTCGCCCGCCAGCCGAACGAACGGCTGCAGGCGCTCATCCAGGAAGCCGGGTGCTCCAATGCCGGGCTCGCCCGGCGTGTGAACATGTGCGGGGCCGAACACGGCCTCGATCTCCGCTACGACAAGACCTCCGTGGCCCGCTGGCTGCGCGGCCAGCAGCCGCGCGGCCGGGCACCGGGAATCATCGCCGAGGCGCTGGGGCGCAAACTAGGCCGGACCGTCACCATCGACGAGATCGGCATGGCCAACGGCAAGAACCTCGCCTCCGGCGTCGGCCTGCAGTTCTCCCCGACCGTCATCGGCGCCATCGAGCAGGTCTGCGAGCTGTGGCGCAGCGACGTCGGCCGCCGCGACTTCCTCGTCGGTTCCAGCGTGGCCGCCTCGGCGCTCGTCGAACCGAGCCGCGACTGGCTCATCACCGGCGCCGACACCCAGGTCGCCCGCAGCGGCGGTTCGCGGGTCGGCATGCCGGACGTCGAGGCGGTACTGGCGACCACCGACGCCCTCAAGGACCTCGACCACCGCTTCGGCAGCGGCCACGTACGGCCGGTGGTCGTGCACTACCTCAACTCGGTGGTGTCCGGCCTGATCGGCGGCTCCTACCGGGAAGCCGTCGGGCGGGCCCTCTTCGCGGCGGTGGCCCGGCTGACCGAACTCGCCGGCTACATGGCGGTCGACACGGGCCAGCCGGGCCTGGCGCAGCGCTACTACATCCAGGCGCTGCGGCTGGCCCAGGCGGCCGGCGACCGGGCGTACGGCGGCTACGTGCTGGCGGCGTCCATGAGCCACCTCGCCGCCGAGCTCGGCAACCCGCGGGAGATCGCCCAGTTGGCGCGGGCCGCCCAGGAGGGGACGCGCGGGCAGGTCACGCCGCGGGTCGAGGCCATGTACTACGCCGCCGAGGCGCGCGGGCACGCGCTGCTCGGCGACGGCCGGGCGACGGGCGTGCTGTCCGCGCGGGCGGTGAGCGCGCTGGAGCGGGCGGAGCCGGAGTCGGGCGACGACCCGGTGTGGATCCGCCACTTCGACGAGGCGTACCTCGCGGACGAGCTGGCCCACTGCCACCGGGACCTGGGGCAGGGGGACGCGGCGGCCCGGCAGGCGCAGGAGGCCCTGCGCGCCCTCCCGGCGGGCAAGGCCCGCCGCCGGGCCATCGGGCTGCTGCTGCTGGCGTCGGCGCAGGTGCAGCAGCGGGAGGTGGAACAAGCCTGCCGGACGGCCACGCAGGCGGCGGAACTGCTGGACGGGCTGCGCTCGAACCGCGGCGCGGAGTACCTGCACGACTTCCGGACCCGCCTGGAGCCGTACCGGGAGGAGGCGGCGGTCCGCGAATTCGCCGCCCGGGTCGCCTGA
- a CDS encoding bifunctional DNA primase/polymerase, which produces MGVTETAPIPKQRGEQLLDHAVRYAEERHWDVFAGTWLEPGDGRELCSCGAADCPAPGAHPAVKDWAAHATGSAVQVRRVWGKHPQASILLPTGRTFDALDVPESAGFLALARLERMQRTLGPVTLTPDHRMLFFVLPGAGAKVADLVRKLGWTPSAIDLAARGEGEYVAAPPTRFGGRGAVQWARRPTPANRWLPDTEELIDALAYACGSEAAAERRRRQG; this is translated from the coding sequence ATGGGAGTCACGGAGACCGCACCCATCCCCAAGCAGCGCGGCGAGCAGCTGCTGGACCATGCCGTGCGGTACGCGGAAGAACGGCACTGGGATGTCTTCGCCGGCACCTGGTTGGAGCCCGGGGACGGCCGGGAGCTGTGCTCCTGCGGGGCCGCGGACTGCCCGGCGCCGGGCGCGCACCCGGCGGTGAAGGACTGGGCGGCGCACGCCACCGGCAGCGCGGTGCAGGTGCGCCGGGTGTGGGGCAAGCACCCGCAGGCGTCGATCCTGCTGCCGACGGGCCGGACCTTCGACGCGCTGGACGTGCCGGAATCGGCCGGCTTCCTGGCGCTGGCCCGGCTGGAGCGGATGCAGCGCACGCTCGGGCCGGTCACGCTGACGCCCGATCACCGGATGCTGTTCTTCGTCCTGCCGGGCGCCGGCGCCAAGGTCGCGGACCTCGTGCGCAAGCTGGGCTGGACGCCGTCCGCGATCGACCTGGCCGCCCGTGGCGAGGGCGAGTACGTCGCCGCGCCGCCCACCCGTTTCGGCGGACGGGGCGCGGTGCAGTGGGCGCGCCGGCCCACTCCCGCGAACCGGTGGCTGCCGGACACGGAGGAGCTGATCGACGCGCTGGCGTACGCGTGCGGCAGCGAGGCGGCGGCGGAACGCAGGCGGCGCCAGGGCTGA
- a CDS encoding ABC transporter ATP-binding protein, producing MPDRDDATGGTDRTDGARTAPSAVRVEGLWKRFGEQVAVAGIDLELPAGKFIGLVGPNGAGKTTTLSMVTGLLRPDMGRVVVAGHDVWADPAEVKARIGVLPEGLRLFERLSGRELLGYMGRLRGLPGDETDKRATQLLDILDLAGSQHKLVVDYSTGMRKKIGLAAALLHNPEVLFLDEPFEGVDPVSAQTIRGVLERYTASGATVVFSSHVMELVESLCDWVAVMAAGRIRAAGPLADVRGSAPSLQAAFLELVGAHGRDTSGDALDWLGGNSAAVTR from the coding sequence ATGCCGGACCGGGACGACGCGACGGGTGGAACGGACAGGACGGACGGTGCGCGCACCGCGCCGTCCGCCGTGCGTGTGGAAGGTCTGTGGAAGCGGTTCGGCGAGCAGGTCGCCGTCGCCGGCATCGACCTGGAGCTGCCCGCGGGGAAGTTCATCGGCCTGGTGGGACCGAACGGCGCGGGCAAGACGACCACGCTGTCGATGGTGACCGGCCTGCTGCGGCCCGACATGGGGCGGGTCGTCGTCGCGGGGCACGACGTGTGGGCCGACCCGGCCGAGGTGAAGGCGCGGATCGGCGTACTGCCCGAGGGGCTGCGGCTCTTCGAGCGGCTGTCGGGACGCGAACTGCTCGGCTACATGGGCCGCCTGCGCGGACTGCCGGGCGACGAGACCGACAAGCGGGCGACGCAGCTGCTGGACATCCTCGACCTCGCCGGGTCGCAGCACAAGCTGGTCGTCGACTACTCGACCGGCATGCGGAAGAAGATCGGGCTGGCCGCGGCGCTGCTGCACAACCCCGAAGTGCTCTTCCTGGACGAGCCTTTCGAGGGCGTCGACCCGGTGTCGGCCCAGACCATCCGCGGGGTGCTGGAACGTTACACCGCGTCCGGTGCGACGGTCGTCTTCTCCTCCCACGTGATGGAGCTCGTCGAGTCGCTGTGCGACTGGGTGGCCGTGATGGCCGCCGGCCGGATCCGCGCCGCGGGCCCGCTGGCCGACGTACGGGGCTCCGCGCCCTCCCTGCAGGCCGCCTTCCTCGAACTGGTCGGCGCGCACGGGCGGGACACCTCCGGGGACGCGCTGGACTGGCTCGGCGGCAACTCCGCGGCGGTCACCCGATGA
- a CDS encoding transporter, translating into MSAPATSAGASGAPGAPSGVSGAAGIAAGRAASAAPLALTPIFVRIKLSLLRNGLKGSSKRKAAYFSTLAFALLVGGFMTLGLGLLRGHAQAGTAVVLLAAILALGWAFMPLFFPTGDETLDPSRLVMLPLRPRPLVTALLASSLVGIGPLFTLCLAVGSVVAVARGAAGAVAAVVAVPLLLLGCVILARAVATANVRLLTSRKGRDLALLSGLVIAVGAQLANFASQSLFQSGGLATLEPVSAVVRWLPPATAVGMVDSASEGAYGRAAAQLVLTLAALAGLLWSWERSLTRLMVTADGSTISASGPVKDRGGAGGGFWSLLPSGRTGASMQRALRYVVRDPKTKSAWVTALAIGLIVPVFNALQGTGSVYLGSFGAGMLGVQMYNQFGQDTSAFWMVAQTISGPRDAYVELRARALALGLVTLPYTVLVTVVTAALLDDWQGFPAAVGVALALLGSMLCTGALASARFPYSIPTEGAFKNVAPGQGGLAWGGILGGMLVSALVCAPVIALAVWLNTAGNRDVSWILLPVGVAWGWLAAWVGLRLAAPTVARKLPEILSAVSKG; encoded by the coding sequence ATGAGCGCTCCCGCCACCTCGGCCGGGGCGTCCGGCGCCCCCGGCGCACCCTCGGGCGTGTCCGGCGCGGCCGGGATCGCCGCGGGCCGGGCCGCCTCCGCGGCGCCGCTCGCGCTCACCCCGATCTTCGTCCGCATCAAGCTCTCGCTGCTGCGCAACGGCCTGAAGGGTTCCTCGAAGCGCAAGGCCGCCTACTTCTCGACGCTGGCCTTCGCGCTGCTGGTCGGCGGCTTCATGACGCTCGGCCTGGGCCTGCTGCGCGGCCACGCGCAGGCGGGCACCGCGGTCGTGCTGCTGGCCGCGATCCTGGCGCTCGGCTGGGCCTTCATGCCGCTGTTCTTCCCCACGGGGGACGAGACGCTGGACCCGAGCCGGCTGGTGATGCTGCCGCTGCGGCCGCGTCCTCTCGTCACGGCCCTGCTGGCGTCGTCGCTCGTCGGCATCGGGCCGCTGTTCACGCTGTGCCTGGCGGTCGGTTCGGTCGTGGCCGTCGCGCGCGGCGCGGCCGGCGCTGTGGCCGCGGTGGTGGCCGTACCGCTCCTGCTGCTCGGCTGCGTGATCCTCGCGCGGGCCGTGGCGACGGCCAACGTACGGCTGCTGACCAGCCGTAAGGGCCGTGACCTGGCGCTGCTCAGCGGTCTGGTCATCGCGGTGGGCGCGCAGCTCGCCAACTTCGCCAGCCAGAGCCTCTTCCAGTCCGGCGGCCTGGCGACGCTGGAGCCCGTCTCGGCGGTGGTGCGGTGGCTGCCGCCGGCGACCGCCGTCGGCATGGTGGACTCCGCGAGCGAGGGCGCGTACGGCCGGGCGGCCGCCCAGCTGGTCCTGACGCTGGCCGCACTGGCCGGCCTGCTGTGGTCCTGGGAGCGCAGCCTGACCCGGCTGATGGTGACGGCGGACGGCTCCACGATCTCGGCCTCGGGGCCGGTCAAGGACCGCGGCGGCGCCGGCGGCGGCTTCTGGTCGCTGCTGCCCTCGGGCCGGACGGGCGCCTCCATGCAGCGTGCCCTGCGCTACGTCGTACGGGACCCCAAGACGAAGTCGGCCTGGGTGACCGCGCTGGCGATCGGCCTGATCGTGCCCGTCTTCAACGCGCTGCAGGGAACCGGGTCGGTCTACCTCGGCAGCTTCGGCGCGGGCATGCTCGGCGTGCAGATGTACAACCAGTTCGGGCAGGACACCTCCGCCTTCTGGATGGTCGCGCAGACCATCTCCGGCCCCCGCGACGCGTACGTGGAGCTGCGCGCCCGTGCCCTGGCGCTGGGCCTGGTCACCCTCCCGTACACGGTCCTGGTGACGGTGGTCACCGCCGCGCTGCTGGACGACTGGCAGGGCTTCCCCGCGGCCGTGGGCGTGGCCCTGGCGCTGCTGGGCTCGATGCTGTGCACCGGGGCCCTGGCCTCGGCCCGCTTCCCGTACTCCATCCCGACGGAGGGCGCGTTCAAGAACGTCGCCCCGGGGCAGGGCGGGCTCGCCTGGGGCGGGATCCTCGGCGGGATGCTGGTGTCGGCGTTGGTGTGCGCGCCGGTGATCGCCCTGGCGGTGTGGCTGAACACGGCCGGGAACCGGGACGTGTCCTGGATCCTGCTCCCGGTCGGCGTGGCCTGGGGCTGGCTTGCGGCCTGGGTGGGCCTGCGCCTCGCGGCGCCGACGGTGGCGCGCAAGCTGCCGGAGATCCTCTCGGCGGTGAGCAAGGGCTGA
- a CDS encoding alpha/beta fold hydrolase: MVQRIDVTGAEGVRLAAWQFREPVPEADSRPGVLLLHGLMGRASHWAGTAHWLGERRRVVALDQRGHGHSDRPPPGAAPHTTLGREAFVADAEAAVEQLDLAPVTLIGHSMGALTAWQLAARRPDLVAALVICDMRASALGAASQREWEDWFRLWPLPFPTQDAARRWFGADDPRVERPDPGRGAFFAEVMHQSADGWRPLFSRRQMLTARETWVHDAHWEELAQVRCPTLVVRGLDGELGRAEAQEMVRVLPAGRYAEIPDAGHYLHYDQPAAWRAVLEPFLDDIPAPAP, from the coding sequence GTGGTACAGCGCATCGATGTGACAGGGGCCGAAGGCGTCCGTCTTGCCGCCTGGCAGTTCCGAGAACCGGTCCCCGAAGCAGACTCCCGCCCCGGCGTCCTGTTACTGCACGGGCTGATGGGCCGCGCCTCCCACTGGGCCGGCACCGCCCACTGGCTCGGCGAGCGCCGCCGCGTCGTCGCCCTGGACCAGCGCGGCCACGGCCACAGCGACCGCCCGCCCCCCGGAGCCGCCCCGCACACCACCCTGGGCCGCGAGGCCTTCGTCGCCGACGCGGAAGCAGCCGTCGAGCAGCTCGACCTCGCCCCCGTCACCCTCATCGGCCACTCCATGGGCGCCCTCACCGCCTGGCAGCTCGCCGCTCGCCGCCCGGACCTGGTTGCGGCCCTCGTCATCTGCGACATGCGCGCCTCGGCCCTCGGCGCGGCCTCCCAACGCGAGTGGGAGGACTGGTTCCGCCTCTGGCCGCTCCCCTTCCCCACCCAGGACGCGGCCCGCCGCTGGTTCGGCGCGGACGACCCCCGAGTGGAGCGCCCCGACCCCGGCCGCGGCGCCTTCTTCGCCGAGGTCATGCACCAGTCCGCGGACGGCTGGCGGCCGCTCTTCTCCCGCCGCCAGATGCTGACGGCCCGCGAGACGTGGGTCCACGACGCCCACTGGGAGGAGCTGGCCCAGGTCCGCTGCCCGACGCTGGTCGTTCGCGGCCTCGACGGGGAACTGGGCCGCGCCGAGGCCCAGGAGATGGTCCGCGTCCTCCCCGCCGGCCGCTACGCGGAGATCCCGGACGCCGGCCACTACCTCCACTACGACCAACCGGCCGCCTGGCGCGCCGTCCTGGAGCCCTTCCTGGACGACATCCCGGCCCCCGCCCCCTGA